The Geothrix sp. genome window below encodes:
- a CDS encoding nitronate monooxygenase family protein, translated as MAESFFNTSTLPTLQGWQAPGSLDFQAAFLRAGGWALPRTEAFPDAAKLRERLHELKASMREGAKIGLDLRGLRDSADSVMAAAREAGVAFLLHTAELPPSLAMLKHANMPRLVAVQSPEEGAQAKAGGASALLARACDVAALRFLGLPVMAVADTEAEAKQAMADGAIGLQPRTPSLLDASPLAAFRTRLMAGLDSMAQALVRKGACTLPRLRIRNLDLAYPIQQGGMGVGISWEGLAGAVAREGCVGLVSAIGTGYHGSANPTMRLGRPDGSDSLNPPKALEWIIRAARERSEGRGAVGVNILCAIEGYESAVRASIAGGAQMIVSGAGLPLALPGYVGDADVALVPIVSSGRALQVICKQWQRKYNRLPDAVVLEGPESGGHQGFSHDGCLDPAHTLENILPEVIEERDKWGDFPILVAGGVWDHADIQRFLALGASGVQMGTRFIGTFECDASPIFKEVILRAKAEDIGLMKSPVGLPARGVRTSLQRRIEAGTAPQIRCVSNCLSPCGHGKGAAAVGYCIADRLADAMRGDEESGLFFTGSNGAKLRDLVSVRDLIEELTQDPGLQRVYA; from the coding sequence ATGGCTGAGTCCTTCTTCAACACCTCGACGCTGCCCACCCTCCAGGGTTGGCAGGCGCCGGGTTCCCTCGACTTCCAGGCCGCCTTCCTGCGGGCCGGAGGCTGGGCGCTGCCCCGCACCGAGGCCTTCCCCGACGCGGCCAAGCTCCGGGAGCGGCTGCACGAACTCAAGGCCTCCATGCGCGAGGGCGCCAAGATCGGTCTGGACCTCCGGGGCCTGCGGGACAGCGCCGATAGCGTGATGGCCGCCGCCCGCGAGGCCGGCGTGGCCTTCCTGCTGCACACGGCGGAGCTGCCGCCCTCGCTGGCTATGCTGAAGCACGCGAACATGCCCCGCCTTGTGGCCGTGCAGAGCCCCGAGGAAGGAGCCCAGGCCAAGGCCGGCGGCGCTTCCGCCCTGCTGGCCCGGGCCTGCGATGTGGCAGCCCTGCGCTTCCTGGGACTTCCCGTGATGGCAGTGGCCGATACGGAAGCCGAGGCCAAGCAGGCCATGGCCGATGGGGCCATCGGCCTCCAGCCGCGCACGCCTTCGCTGCTGGACGCTTCGCCCCTGGCCGCCTTCCGCACCCGGCTCATGGCCGGCCTGGATTCCATGGCCCAGGCGCTCGTCCGCAAGGGTGCCTGCACCCTGCCGCGCCTGCGCATCCGCAACCTCGACCTGGCCTATCCCATCCAGCAAGGCGGCATGGGTGTGGGCATCTCCTGGGAAGGCCTGGCGGGCGCCGTGGCCCGTGAGGGCTGCGTGGGCCTGGTCTCGGCCATCGGCACGGGCTACCACGGCTCAGCCAACCCCACCATGCGCCTGGGCCGCCCCGATGGCTCCGATTCGCTGAACCCGCCCAAGGCGCTGGAATGGATCATCCGCGCCGCCCGGGAGCGCTCCGAAGGCCGGGGCGCCGTGGGCGTGAACATCCTCTGCGCCATCGAAGGGTACGAGTCCGCCGTGCGGGCTTCCATCGCCGGTGGCGCCCAGATGATCGTGTCCGGCGCAGGCCTGCCCCTGGCCCTGCCGGGTTATGTGGGCGACGCGGATGTGGCCCTGGTGCCCATCGTGTCCTCGGGCCGGGCGCTCCAGGTGATCTGCAAGCAGTGGCAGCGGAAGTACAACCGCCTGCCGGATGCCGTGGTGCTGGAAGGCCCCGAAAGCGGCGGTCACCAGGGTTTCAGCCACGACGGCTGTCTGGATCCGGCCCACACCCTGGAGAACATCCTGCCCGAGGTCATCGAGGAGCGGGACAAGTGGGGCGACTTCCCCATCCTGGTGGCGGGCGGTGTGTGGGATCACGCCGACATCCAACGCTTCCTGGCCCTGGGCGCCTCCGGCGTGCAGATGGGCACCCGCTTCATCGGCACCTTCGAGTGCGACGCCTCGCCCATCTTCAAGGAGGTCATCCTCCGGGCCAAGGCCGAGGACATCGGCCTCATGAAGTCCCCGGTGGGCCTGCCCGCCCGGGGCGTGCGGACCTCCCTGCAGCGGCGCATCGAGGCCGGCACCGCGCCCCAGATCCGCTGCGTGAGCAACTGCCTGTCGCCCTGCGGCCACGGCAAGGGGGCCGCCGCCGTGGGCTACTGCATCGCGGACCGTCTGGCCGACGCCATGCGCGGCGACGAGGAGAGTGGCCTCTTCTTCACCGGCAGCAACGGCGCCAAGCTCCGCGACCTGGTCAGCGTCCGCGACCTCATCGAGGAACTGACGCAGGATCCAGGCCTGCAGCGGGTCTACGCCTAA
- the radA gene encoding DNA repair protein RadA, with the protein MAKTSPLFECTACGARHPKALGKCTGCGAWDTVQEIRGTLKRDLQRAGSAYAQSHYAGPIALPDVEVTDAQRSPTGITELDRVLGGGVVPGMVALLGGEPGIGKSTLLLQWAATTEGAVLYASGEESERQIKLRAQRLGAENPGIHLLAETDVRRILEEAERMKPDLLLVDSIQTLFDPDFESSAGSVSQVRGCAAMLTRWAKTTGTPLVLVGHVTKDGSLAGPKVLEHLVDTVLAFEGDRHHHHRLLRALKNRFGAAFELGVFAMTEKGLVAAEGNPFFLDAEPRPGCAATVVLSGTRPMVVEIQALVAAAGLGIPRRTALGIDGQRLAMLCAVAERRGGVQLHDRDIYVNVAGGLEIEDPAADLAVIAALCSSAGGRLLAEKCLFMGEVGLTGEVRPVAQLPLRLQEGARLGFSCAAVPRLGLEGKSPLDLFPETSVERLRGKAWLKGIVEE; encoded by the coding sequence ATGGCGAAGACCAGTCCCCTCTTCGAGTGCACGGCCTGCGGCGCCCGCCATCCCAAGGCCCTGGGCAAGTGCACGGGCTGCGGCGCCTGGGACACCGTCCAGGAGATCCGCGGCACCCTGAAGCGCGACCTCCAGCGGGCTGGATCCGCCTACGCGCAGAGCCACTACGCGGGCCCCATCGCCCTTCCCGATGTGGAGGTGACGGACGCCCAGCGCAGCCCCACCGGCATCACGGAGCTGGATCGCGTACTGGGCGGCGGCGTGGTGCCGGGCATGGTGGCCCTGCTGGGCGGTGAGCCGGGCATCGGCAAGTCCACGCTGCTGCTGCAGTGGGCGGCCACGACGGAAGGCGCCGTCCTCTACGCCAGCGGCGAAGAGAGCGAGCGCCAAATCAAGCTGCGGGCTCAGCGCCTCGGCGCGGAGAACCCGGGCATCCACCTGCTGGCCGAAACGGATGTGCGCCGCATCCTCGAGGAAGCCGAGCGCATGAAGCCGGATCTGCTCCTGGTGGACAGCATCCAGACCCTCTTCGATCCCGACTTCGAGAGCAGCGCCGGCAGCGTGAGCCAGGTGCGCGGCTGCGCGGCCATGCTCACGCGCTGGGCCAAGACCACGGGCACACCCCTGGTGCTGGTGGGCCATGTCACCAAGGACGGCAGCCTCGCCGGGCCCAAGGTGCTGGAACACCTGGTGGACACGGTGCTGGCCTTCGAAGGCGACCGCCACCACCACCACCGCCTCCTGCGGGCCCTCAAGAACCGCTTCGGCGCGGCCTTCGAGCTGGGCGTCTTCGCCATGACGGAGAAAGGTCTGGTGGCCGCCGAGGGCAACCCCTTCTTCCTGGACGCCGAGCCCCGGCCCGGCTGCGCCGCCACGGTGGTGCTCAGCGGCACCCGGCCCATGGTGGTGGAGATCCAGGCCCTGGTGGCCGCCGCGGGCCTGGGCATCCCCCGCCGCACGGCCCTGGGCATCGACGGGCAGCGGCTGGCCATGCTCTGCGCCGTGGCCGAGCGCCGCGGCGGCGTGCAGCTCCATGACCGGGACATCTATGTGAATGTGGCCGGCGGCCTGGAGATCGAGGATCCCGCCGCGGATCTCGCCGTCATCGCCGCCCTGTGCAGCAGTGCCGGCGGCCGTCTGCTGGCGGAGAAGTGTCTCTTCATGGGCGAAGTCGGTTTGACCGGCGAGGTGCGCCCCGTGGCCCAGCTGCCCCTTCGGCTCCAGGAGGGCGCCCGCCTGGGCTTCAGCTGCGCCGCCGTGCCCCGCCTGGGACTGGAGGGCAAGAGCCCCCTCGACCTCTTCCCCGAGACCAGCGTGGAGCGCCTGCGGGGCAAGGCCTGGCTGAAAGGCATCGTGGAGGAGTAG
- a CDS encoding cobalamin B12-binding domain-containing protein yields the protein MNPAPIRVVIAKPGLDGHDRGAKVVARALRDAGMEVIYTGLRQTPQQIAAAVVQEDARVLGMSILSGAHNQIFPEVLRLLKEQGADDVLVFAGGIIPDEDIPGLKAQGIREIFQPGTNTDDIVAFIRREIPN from the coding sequence ATGAACCCAGCGCCGATCCGCGTCGTCATCGCCAAGCCCGGCCTCGACGGGCATGACCGCGGCGCCAAGGTCGTGGCCCGCGCCCTGCGCGATGCCGGCATGGAGGTGATCTACACCGGCCTGCGGCAGACGCCGCAGCAGATCGCCGCCGCCGTGGTGCAGGAGGACGCCCGCGTGCTCGGCATGAGCATCCTCAGTGGCGCCCATAACCAGATCTTCCCCGAGGTGCTGCGACTGCTGAAGGAGCAGGGCGCGGACGATGTGCTGGTCTTCGCCGGCGGCATCATCCCCGACGAGGACATCCCCGGCCTCAAGGCCCAGGGCATCCGGGAGATCTTCCAGCCCGGCACGAACACCGACGACATCGTGGCCTTCATCCGGCGCGAGATCCCGAACTGA
- a CDS encoding tRNA (cytidine(34)-2'-O)-methyltransferase produces MFHIILHQPEIPQNTGSIGRLCVNNGVKLHLIHPLGFDTSDYYLRRAGLDYWEKLDPTHYADWNDFLARNPAKRLWFFTTKGARRHTQVPWAYGDGLVFGQETVGLPEDLLAAHKDSLLRIPMLGDHHRSLNLAQAAAIGLYEALRQTEGW; encoded by the coding sequence ATGTTCCACATCATCTTGCATCAGCCCGAGATTCCGCAGAATACCGGAAGCATCGGCCGCCTCTGCGTGAACAACGGCGTGAAGCTGCACCTGATCCACCCGCTGGGCTTCGACACCAGTGACTACTACCTGCGCCGGGCGGGCCTCGACTATTGGGAGAAGCTGGATCCCACCCACTACGCCGACTGGAACGATTTCCTGGCCCGGAATCCCGCCAAGCGCCTGTGGTTCTTCACCACCAAGGGCGCCCGCCGGCACACCCAGGTGCCCTGGGCTTATGGCGATGGGCTCGTCTTCGGCCAGGAGACCGTGGGGCTGCCCGAGGACCTGCTGGCGGCCCACAAGGACTCGCTGCTGCGGATCCCGATGCTGGGCGACCACCACCGCAGCTTGAACCTGGCGCAAGCCGCGGCCATTGGCCTTTACGAGGCCCTGCGGCAGACTGAGGGTTGGTAA
- a CDS encoding histidine triad nucleotide-binding protein → MSAPASECLFCKIARKEIPAALVYEDDELLAFKDIFPQAPVHLLIIPKAHCKGLGDLSPEVVALSGRILQLSAQLARDHGVMAGGWRLLSNCGPDAGQTVFHLHFHLLGGKPLGGKLCQ, encoded by the coding sequence ATGAGCGCCCCTGCGAGCGAGTGCCTATTCTGCAAGATCGCGCGGAAGGAGATCCCCGCGGCCCTGGTGTATGAAGACGACGAACTGCTCGCCTTCAAAGACATCTTCCCCCAGGCGCCCGTCCATCTGCTCATCATTCCGAAGGCCCACTGCAAAGGATTGGGCGATCTGAGCCCCGAGGTGGTCGCCCTGTCGGGTCGGATCCTCCAGCTCTCCGCGCAGCTGGCCCGGGATCATGGCGTCATGGCCGGCGGGTGGCGCCTGCTGAGCAATTGCGGCCCCGATGCGGGCCAGACGGTCTTCCACCTGCACTTCCACCTGCTGGGGGGGAAACCCCTCGGCGGGAAGCTCTGCCAGTAG